From the genome of Segatella hominis, one region includes:
- a CDS encoding TraB/GumN family protein: MKKNRKGGSLLGLLVLFFAVCFCSGCRGCSKVKLNSQKDGMLWEISGNGLSHKSYLFGTMHGGGHNFTQKEIFTAFPQLDEVLEDVSCMYLEQSKNFNDSAVVADCMASASVFMKADEASDYNTLPQGESYHGLYDNEEQFRLVDNFFCEKLHRSSYVQFKPAYWVERLRLMKIKGNVKAVSVDDCLYRDALQKNIKVFGLETYEELARTMVETIRDTAEYHKSLKEQAVDLYNVISQIEKVSASVPCHEMYLSGELEKLYTHSQSLIPKGVDDSKMVAERNIKWLKKIEGHLKDRACLIAVGVMHLPGDKGLISLLRDKGYVVQPVRSE, encoded by the coding sequence ATGAAGAAAAATAGAAAAGGAGGAAGCCTTCTTGGCTTGCTGGTTTTATTCTTTGCGGTATGTTTCTGTAGTGGATGTCGAGGTTGCTCGAAAGTGAAATTGAACAGCCAGAAGGATGGTATGCTGTGGGAAATATCTGGTAACGGATTGTCGCACAAATCATACTTGTTTGGTACGATGCATGGTGGCGGGCATAACTTTACACAGAAAGAAATCTTCACGGCGTTTCCTCAGTTGGATGAGGTCTTAGAGGATGTGTCTTGTATGTATCTTGAGCAGAGTAAAAATTTTAATGATTCTGCTGTTGTTGCTGATTGTATGGCATCTGCTTCTGTCTTTATGAAAGCAGATGAAGCAAGCGATTATAATACGTTGCCTCAAGGTGAAAGCTATCATGGTTTATATGATAATGAAGAGCAGTTTCGGCTTGTAGATAACTTTTTCTGCGAAAAGTTGCACCGATCTTCTTATGTGCAATTTAAACCTGCATACTGGGTGGAGCGCCTTCGATTGATGAAGATAAAGGGGAATGTTAAGGCTGTAAGTGTTGATGATTGTCTATATCGTGATGCATTGCAGAAGAATATTAAAGTTTTTGGATTGGAAACTTATGAGGAATTGGCAAGGACAATGGTAGAAACAATAAGGGATACTGCCGAATACCATAAGAGTTTGAAAGAGCAAGCTGTGGATTTATATAATGTGATTTCTCAAATTGAAAAGGTGTCGGCTTCAGTACCTTGCCATGAAATGTATTTGTCTGGTGAATTAGAGAAGCTATATACCCATAGTCAGTCTTTAATTCCCAAAGGAGTGGATGACTCGAAAATGGTAGCCGAAAGAAATATCAAATGGTTGAAAAAGATAGAAGGTCATTTAAAGGATAGGGCTTGTTTGATAGCCGTTGGAGTGATGCATCTCCCAGGAGATAAAGGCTTGATATCCTTGTTGCGAGATAAAGGATATGTTGTGCAACCTGTAAGAAGTGAATAA
- a CDS encoding DUF86 domain-containing protein, with protein sequence MFDKEMVLDSLQNIRSALQMIQERTKPIKCSDDFVTSPSGTLRLDAVCMNLIALGEAVKGLDKMTKGEFLPNYPQIYWSGVMRMRDKIAHHYFEVDPEIVFVTIQENIPPMILVIEQMIRDIKK encoded by the coding sequence ATGTTTGATAAAGAGATGGTATTGGATAGCTTGCAGAATATTCGTTCGGCACTCCAAATGATACAAGAACGTACTAAGCCCATCAAATGCTCCGATGACTTCGTCACTTCTCCAAGTGGTACACTTCGCTTGGATGCAGTCTGCATGAACCTCATAGCCTTGGGGGAAGCTGTCAAAGGACTTGACAAGATGACCAAAGGAGAATTTCTTCCCAATTATCCACAGATTTATTGGAGTGGAGTCATGCGTATGCGTGACAAGATAGCCCATCACTATTTTGAAGTTGACCCAGAGATCGTCTTTGTCACTATTCAAGAGAACATTCCACCGATGATTCTAGTCATTGAACAGATGATAAGAGACATCAAGAAATAA
- a CDS encoding DUF4172 domain-containing protein, whose protein sequence is MREATMYIWQQEDWPHMTWDNACFSNSLAEVNMLRGKLLGRLSMFGFEERNQSMLDSLTQEIVHSARIEGENLNRDSVRSSVARQIAKQSPYAVL, encoded by the coding sequence ATGAGGGAAGCAACAATGTATATTTGGCAGCAAGAGGATTGGCCTCACATGACTTGGGACAATGCCTGTTTTAGCAATAGCTTGGCAGAAGTGAATATGCTGAGGGGAAAGTTGCTGGGCAGGCTTTCCATGTTTGGTTTCGAGGAGCGAAACCAATCCATGCTCGACTCCTTAACACAAGAAATCGTGCATTCGGCAAGGATAGAGGGTGAGAACTTGAATAGGGATAGTGTGCGCTCTTCTGTGGCTCGACAGATTGCCAAACAATCGCCTTATGCCGTGCTTTGA
- a CDS encoding site-specific DNA-methyltransferase: MPTLNWIGKDKVVGHHNDVPYHVLEHQYGYSAEKGQTTEPTHSGNMIIHGDNLLALKSLMPMYEGRIKCIYIDPPYNTGNENWVYNDNVNDPHIKKWLGEVVGKEGEDLSRHDKWLCMMYPRLVLMKKLLSEDGALIISIGFHEFISLITILKELFSTKQIVTITVQTSGGKPSGGFNYQHEYLIFVVDKEFKPLIIDFCGGTNRPPFEGMTLSTFNKAERPNQTYPIFINKKTGKFEGCGKSIKELQDEGYEQDYIDKYVYNYSTAPHDCVAIWPITSKGKECVWRLIPKRIKQDYELGYIKITPNIIKTSKNLYSIQYLPDGVINKINKGILSVISRDNINKTLELSDNSTEGKQIPTIWTEKAFYTVKGSSLLKEILPEAEKKFNYPKPIALIKSVIQIICNSEDIVLDSFAGSGTTGHTIIDLNKSLDYELNFILIEMMDYANNITAERMRRAISGYPFKGKKEEEIYSKKLTAKNILKAEEFLKEAESISIEKANEYTKISKPKIADNCLKVIGTKIYDDKMEGLGGAFDYYELGVPLFNEDGNLNEEVGIDKIREYIYYAETKQPLLRQQDKDEEFLLDECNRAGYYFYYQTDKATTLSYATLANIVKNKHEMYIIYADRCLLDEKFMTEHHIKFKKIPRDIKRF, translated from the coding sequence ATGCCAACACTTAATTGGATAGGAAAAGACAAAGTGGTGGGGCATCATAATGATGTACCCTATCATGTATTGGAACATCAATACGGTTATTCTGCCGAAAAAGGGCAGACAACAGAACCAACCCATAGTGGCAACATGATTATCCATGGAGATAATCTGTTGGCACTCAAATCTCTCATGCCCATGTATGAAGGGCGAATCAAGTGCATCTACATCGACCCACCTTATAATACTGGCAATGAGAACTGGGTTTATAATGATAATGTCAACGACCCACATATCAAGAAGTGGCTGGGTGAAGTAGTGGGCAAAGAAGGAGAAGACTTGAGCCGACACGACAAGTGGCTCTGCATGATGTATCCTCGTCTCGTATTGATGAAGAAGTTATTAAGCGAGGATGGTGCTTTAATTATAAGCATTGGATTCCATGAATTCATTTCATTAATAACTATACTTAAAGAGCTCTTCTCTACAAAACAAATCGTTACGATAACAGTACAAACATCAGGAGGGAAACCATCTGGAGGTTTCAACTATCAACACGAATATCTAATATTTGTTGTAGATAAAGAGTTCAAACCGTTAATTATAGATTTCTGTGGAGGTACTAATCGGCCTCCTTTTGAAGGTATGACACTAAGCACGTTCAATAAAGCAGAGCGTCCAAACCAAACATATCCAATATTTATCAATAAAAAGACTGGAAAATTCGAAGGTTGTGGAAAATCTATAAAAGAACTGCAAGATGAAGGCTATGAGCAAGATTATATTGACAAATATGTTTATAACTATTCAACAGCTCCTCATGATTGTGTGGCCATTTGGCCAATTACCAGCAAAGGAAAAGAATGCGTATGGAGACTCATACCAAAACGCATTAAACAAGATTACGAACTTGGCTATATTAAAATAACACCTAACATTATAAAAACAAGCAAGAATCTATACAGTATTCAATACCTGCCTGATGGTGTTATAAATAAAATAAATAAAGGCATACTTTCTGTAATCAGCCGAGACAATATAAACAAGACGCTTGAACTCAGTGACAACTCTACTGAGGGGAAACAGATTCCTACAATTTGGACAGAAAAAGCCTTCTACACGGTTAAAGGTTCATCCTTATTAAAAGAAATCTTGCCTGAAGCAGAAAAGAAATTCAATTATCCCAAGCCTATAGCACTAATCAAATCTGTCATTCAAATCATATGCAACTCTGAGGACATCGTATTGGATAGCTTTGCTGGAAGTGGCACAACAGGACACACCATCATTGATTTAAATAAATCATTAGACTATGAATTAAATTTCATATTAATCGAAATGATGGATTATGCAAACAACATTACTGCCGAGCGTATGCGCCGCGCCATTTCAGGCTATCCCTTCAAGGGCAAGAAAGAAGAGGAAATTTACAGCAAGAAACTGACAGCCAAGAACATCCTCAAAGCCGAAGAGTTTTTGAAAGAAGCCGAAAGCATCTCTATTGAAAAGGCCAACGAATATACCAAGATTAGCAAGCCAAAGATTGCAGACAACTGCCTGAAAGTAATCGGCACGAAAATATATGATGACAAAATGGAAGGCTTAGGCGGTGCATTCGACTATTACGAATTAGGTGTCCCACTCTTCAACGAAGATGGCAACTTGAACGAGGAGGTCGGCATAGACAAGATAAGAGAATACATATACTATGCCGAGACCAAGCAGCCTCTCTTACGCCAACAAGACAAGGACGAAGAATTCCTACTCGACGAGTGCAACCGAGCAGGCTATTACTTCTATTATCAAACAGACAAGGCAACAACACTAAGCTACGCAACATTGGCAAACATCGTAAAAAACAAGCACGAGATGTACATCATCTACGCCGACCGTTGTTTGCTCGATGAGAAGTTCATGACTGAGCATCACATCAAGTTCAAGAAGATACCACGTGACATTAAACGATTTTAG
- a CDS encoding CPBP family intramembrane glutamic endopeptidase: MAKINFKKGLTDIVLYIIIFIVVQIFLTYAGAGIWAAVKGEGYQATLLAMHTGNNAILTALTTVFSNVITLIIFLKAKWTPITRNYLQSKPWISLLWVALFTLGAIIPLEFVYEQIGVEMDADTERVFASLMKEPWGYVAIGILAPLAEEIVFRGAILRTLLDMVSKKNHWVAIFISAAVFGLIHGNKAQFINALLMGLLLGWMYYRTKSLVPGILMHWVNNTMAYVLNNLMPQSDGKLIDLFHGDEKTVYYAVGFSLCIMIPSFIQMILRLQKPKNVPAKF, encoded by the coding sequence ATGGCAAAGATTAATTTTAAAAAAGGTCTGACAGACATAGTTTTATACATTATTATATTTATAGTCGTACAGATATTTCTGACTTATGCTGGAGCAGGCATTTGGGCTGCTGTCAAGGGCGAAGGTTATCAGGCAACTCTTCTTGCTATGCATACGGGCAATAATGCCATCCTGACGGCGCTGACTACGGTATTCAGTAATGTCATCACCCTCATCATTTTCCTGAAGGCTAAATGGACTCCCATTACCCGTAACTATCTGCAGTCAAAGCCTTGGATCAGTCTGTTGTGGGTAGCTTTGTTTACTCTGGGCGCTATCATTCCATTGGAGTTTGTCTATGAGCAGATAGGCGTCGAGATGGATGCGGATACCGAGCGGGTATTTGCTTCGCTGATGAAGGAGCCTTGGGGCTATGTAGCTATCGGTATATTGGCACCTCTGGCAGAGGAAATCGTGTTCCGTGGTGCGATCCTCCGTACTTTGCTTGATATGGTAAGCAAGAAGAATCATTGGGTTGCCATCTTCATTTCTGCAGCTGTGTTTGGCTTGATACATGGCAATAAGGCGCAGTTTATCAATGCCCTCCTGATGGGCTTGCTTTTGGGATGGATGTATTATCGCACCAAAAGTCTTGTTCCGGGCATTCTGATGCATTGGGTGAACAATACGATGGCTTATGTCTTGAATAATCTCATGCCACAGAGTGATGGCAAGCTCATCGACCTCTTCCATGGCGATGAGAAGACTGTATATTACGCTGTAGGCTTCTCGCTCTGTATCATGATACCAAGTTTTATCCAGATGATCTTGAGGCTTCAGAAACCGAAAAATGTTCCTGCTAAATTCTGA
- a CDS encoding ATP-binding protein: protein MQKEVFKTLIKEGQNEIQEIELYQRPFDFEEQGRYVLVGIRQAGKSYLLYQRAKQFLAEGHDIREFVYINFDDERLYGMKVEDFDLILQAYNTMYSYKPILFFDEIQNIEGWEHFARRLANQKYRVFITGSNAKMLSRDIATTLGARYFDEKVFPFSFKEYLVAKGVTLEENWQYGKQKNIVQQLFSEYFKWGGFPELLLYKNKRHWLNGLYEKIVLGDVVQRNNIKNDHALRLAIKRLADNIMQPTAYNRLANMVKSAGVSTNTASMIDYIRYTKEACLLFTLDNYASKFAEKETAKKHYFTDNGLLSIFLTDSKSPLLENLCAITLHKKYNRNYEMPKLYYYNQNIEVDFYVPDEGLAIQASFSLEDMDTRKREVAALIALNKVYPIRKAIIITYDEEEIIEEDGITIEVFPIWKWLTE, encoded by the coding sequence ATGCAAAAAGAAGTTTTCAAGACTCTCATCAAGGAGGGACAAAACGAAATACAGGAGATAGAACTCTATCAGAGACCTTTCGACTTTGAGGAGCAGGGAAGATATGTGCTTGTAGGTATCCGTCAGGCAGGAAAGTCTTATCTGCTCTATCAGCGTGCCAAACAATTCCTTGCCGAAGGGCACGACATCAGGGAATTCGTCTATATCAACTTTGACGACGAACGCCTCTACGGAATGAAAGTGGAAGACTTTGACCTGATTCTGCAGGCATACAATACCATGTACTCCTATAAACCTATCCTATTCTTCGATGAGATTCAGAATATCGAGGGATGGGAGCACTTTGCACGCCGTCTTGCCAATCAGAAATATAGGGTATTCATCACGGGTTCCAATGCCAAGATGCTGAGCCGTGACATCGCCACAACTCTGGGAGCCCGTTACTTTGACGAAAAGGTTTTTCCTTTCTCTTTCAAAGAATATCTGGTTGCCAAAGGCGTTACGCTCGAAGAGAACTGGCAGTATGGCAAGCAAAAAAATATAGTACAGCAACTCTTTTCGGAATACTTCAAATGGGGAGGTTTCCCGGAACTTCTTCTTTATAAGAACAAACGTCATTGGCTGAATGGACTCTATGAGAAAATCGTGTTGGGCGATGTGGTGCAGAGAAACAATATCAAGAATGATCATGCTTTACGACTTGCCATCAAGCGGCTTGCCGATAATATCATGCAACCAACTGCCTACAACAGACTTGCCAACATGGTAAAGAGTGCCGGCGTTTCTACCAATACTGCCTCCATGATTGACTACATCCGATACACCAAAGAGGCTTGTCTCTTATTTACGTTAGACAACTATGCCTCTAAATTTGCTGAAAAGGAAACTGCCAAGAAGCATTACTTTACTGATAATGGTTTGCTGAGCATCTTTCTTACTGACTCAAAGTCGCCTTTGTTGGAAAATCTATGCGCCATCACCTTGCATAAGAAATACAACAGAAACTATGAGATGCCGAAACTGTATTATTACAACCAGAACATAGAAGTGGATTTCTACGTTCCAGATGAAGGACTGGCGATACAGGCTTCCTTCAGTCTTGAAGATATGGATACCCGGAAGCGAGAAGTAGCAGCACTCATCGCCCTAAATAAGGTTTATCCTATCAGGAAAGCCATCATCATAACATACGATGAAGAAGAAATCATTGAGGAAGATGGCATAACCATAGAAGTCTTTCCTATCTGGAAGTGGTTAACAGAATAA
- a CDS encoding DEAD/DEAH box helicase: MELKQYQQAVLNDLAQYIDILKEQESNHKAFSTYWKQNGITLQQGEETFHPYCDTMNGAPNMTIKVPTAGGKTFIACNAIRTIFDAMPVNRTKVVAWFVPSDTILKQTYENLKNPQHPYRQRIDTLFNGRVEVYDKQALLFGQNFNPTIIKEQLSIFVLSIQSFATKATDKRLVYNENENLAEFAKTYSPNEKHIEGADETSLIQVIAHLNPVTIIDESHNFEGDLRIDTLTNINPCFVLNLTATPCNKSNIISFVDPASLKRENMVKLPVMVSNYQNHIDVINSAIALRKNLEDKAKSEETNGGDYIRPIVLFQAQPKNDEDSVTFSNIKAKLVKAGIPNEEIKIKTANQNELKGIDLMSRECPVRYIITVNALKEGWDCPFAYILASVANRSSKIDVEQILGRVLRQPYTRQHGSVLLNMSYVLTSSTNFHTTIDNVVESLRMSGYSRRDYIANDTTTNKTDVPNEPMLNFRNDEALKLGCVNDPKNDETAQEELSEWNFKAEDINIPSTSQQKAIPEDSATISLMKQAEEMSRTYERQVKESTNSGISEEIMQKTNIFPIRKNYEDLAESILLPKFYVNTEKDYGIFGTSSTKILVTPEVLLEGFNLSAEDRHIEFNYNTSNIRRIDIDKNNENDITAFAVKEKEAFELENFYGNIQDKNSIIVQLSKSIRDMTQDNSISDGELHTYITNVLQDYDLSHLQMLGKNLNETVQSFKSKVKALKISYAKRIFEDRIRSGQISLQETEHLPNEIVLSKDKAPAIEKKMYQEEEGFNGFERTVIEQVISLDCVKCWHRNQERGKGFCINGFINAYPDFIIILNNGVTVMLETKGNHLDGSDSQNKLACGDTWSKLAGAKFYYFMVFENSPIEGAVSVNTFINNLQQLGANQ; this comes from the coding sequence ATGGAATTAAAACAATATCAGCAAGCAGTCCTCAACGACCTTGCCCAATACATAGATATCCTAAAGGAGCAAGAAAGTAACCACAAGGCTTTCTCTACCTACTGGAAGCAAAATGGCATTACCCTCCAACAAGGTGAGGAGACCTTTCATCCCTATTGCGACACCATGAATGGAGCTCCAAACATGACGATAAAAGTACCTACCGCAGGAGGTAAGACTTTTATCGCCTGCAATGCCATACGCACTATCTTCGACGCAATGCCTGTGAATAGGACTAAAGTCGTAGCATGGTTTGTACCTTCAGACACAATACTCAAACAGACATACGAGAATCTAAAGAATCCACAACATCCTTATCGTCAAAGAATTGATACGCTCTTCAATGGAAGAGTTGAAGTGTATGACAAGCAAGCCCTTCTATTCGGTCAAAACTTCAACCCAACTATCATAAAAGAGCAACTGAGTATTTTCGTATTGAGCATCCAATCATTTGCCACGAAAGCCACAGACAAGCGATTAGTGTATAACGAAAATGAGAATCTTGCCGAGTTTGCCAAGACCTACTCTCCTAACGAGAAACATATCGAAGGTGCCGACGAGACCTCACTCATTCAAGTCATCGCCCATCTCAATCCCGTCACGATTATCGACGAGAGCCATAACTTCGAGGGTGACCTGCGCATCGATACGCTTACCAACATCAACCCTTGCTTCGTGCTCAACCTAACGGCAACCCCATGCAACAAGAGCAACATCATCAGTTTTGTTGACCCAGCAAGCCTGAAAAGAGAAAACATGGTCAAACTCCCTGTCATGGTGAGCAACTACCAGAATCATATAGATGTAATCAATAGCGCCATAGCCCTCAGAAAGAACTTGGAAGACAAAGCCAAAAGCGAAGAGACGAATGGCGGTGACTATATTCGTCCTATCGTCCTTTTCCAAGCACAACCCAAGAATGACGAAGACAGCGTAACCTTCTCCAACATCAAGGCTAAACTCGTGAAAGCAGGAATCCCAAATGAGGAAATCAAGATAAAGACAGCCAATCAAAATGAGCTGAAAGGCATCGACTTGATGAGCCGAGAATGTCCTGTGAGATACATCATCACAGTCAATGCCTTGAAAGAAGGATGGGATTGTCCGTTCGCCTACATCTTGGCATCGGTAGCCAATCGCTCTTCCAAGATTGACGTGGAACAAATATTAGGCCGTGTCTTGCGCCAGCCTTACACGAGACAGCATGGCAGCGTCTTGCTCAACATGTCGTATGTACTCACATCATCCACCAACTTCCACACCACCATCGACAATGTGGTGGAAAGCCTGAGAATGTCGGGGTACAGCCGTCGTGACTATATCGCAAACGACACGACGACAAACAAGACGGATGTTCCAAATGAACCTATGCTAAACTTCAGAAACGACGAAGCTCTAAAACTTGGCTGTGTTAACGATCCCAAGAATGACGAGACAGCCCAAGAAGAGCTATCCGAATGGAACTTTAAAGCAGAAGATATCAACATACCATCTACCTCACAACAAAAAGCGATACCAGAAGACTCCGCCACCATTTCACTCATGAAACAGGCGGAAGAAATGAGCCGAACTTACGAACGGCAAGTGAAGGAATCCACCAATAGTGGAATAAGCGAAGAAATCATGCAAAAGACAAACATATTCCCTATCAGAAAAAACTACGAAGATTTAGCAGAGAGTATCTTATTGCCCAAGTTCTATGTCAATACCGAAAAAGACTATGGGATATTCGGTACAAGCAGCACCAAGATTCTCGTTACTCCAGAAGTATTGCTCGAAGGCTTCAATCTCTCGGCAGAAGACCGTCACATCGAATTCAACTATAACACTTCCAACATCAGAAGGATTGACATTGACAAGAACAACGAGAATGACATCACCGCTTTTGCAGTCAAGGAGAAAGAGGCCTTTGAATTAGAAAACTTCTATGGCAACATCCAAGACAAGAATAGCATTATCGTTCAGTTGTCTAAGTCCATCAGAGATATGACGCAAGACAACAGCATATCTGACGGTGAATTGCATACCTACATTACAAACGTGCTTCAAGATTACGACTTGTCGCACCTCCAAATGTTAGGAAAAAACTTGAATGAGACCGTACAGTCGTTCAAGAGCAAAGTCAAGGCTCTCAAAATATCTTATGCCAAAAGAATATTTGAGGACAGGATACGCTCAGGACAAATCTCTTTGCAAGAGACAGAGCACCTACCTAATGAGATTGTATTGAGCAAAGACAAGGCACCAGCCATTGAGAAGAAAATGTATCAAGAGGAAGAAGGCTTCAATGGGTTTGAGAGAACAGTCATTGAGCAGGTAATCAGCCTTGACTGCGTAAAATGCTGGCATCGCAATCAAGAAAGAGGGAAAGGTTTCTGCATCAATGGTTTTATCAATGCTTATCCTGATTTTATCATTATTCTCAACAATGGCGTCACAGTCATGTTAGAGACCAAGGGCAATCATCTTGATGGTTCTGACAGCCAGAACAAGTTGGCTTGTGGAGATACATGGTCTAAGTTGGCTGGAGCTAAATTCTACTATTTTATGGTATTTGAGAATTCCCCCATAGAAGGAGCGGTAAGTGTCAATACTTTCATCAACAATCTCCAGCAATTAGGGGCTAATCAATAG
- a CDS encoding nucleotidyltransferase family protein: MKTTSEILNLLKSYKNIATSKYGLTKIGIFGSVARGEQTDESDVDVCYEGKAPSFLTLDLIQTDLEKLFGAKVDMVRVRDRMNGLLKQRIMKEGIYV; the protein is encoded by the coding sequence ATGAAGACGACATCTGAAATACTAAACCTTTTGAAGTCGTACAAGAATATCGCTACTTCAAAATATGGATTGACAAAGATTGGCATCTTTGGCTCAGTAGCTCGTGGTGAACAGACTGACGAGAGTGATGTTGACGTTTGTTACGAAGGCAAGGCTCCTTCTTTCTTGACATTAGACTTGATACAAACCGACTTGGAAAAGTTGTTTGGAGCCAAGGTCGATATGGTTAGGGTAAGAGACAGGATGAATGGCTTGCTTAAACAAAGAATCATGAAGGAGGGGATTTATGTTTGA
- a CDS encoding porin family protein, whose translation MKKYMMAVALMVLSVMAAVAQDVENPVGKISVIPRIGVVLSNWSNNKIYFTTEENADYMKSKYQAGFMGGVDFEYRATEQVGISLGAYYAKQGFRWPSYQTESKDNGKTVLTGYNNQHVDLNYIQVPLMVKAYVTRQLALLLGVQAGFLLGDAKYKGDSSEITIDNSGHSVYEEKESFDEKWPAKKCDVAIPIGVAYEYQNVILDARYQLGLSKVDKMANMPSQSKTNAFTVSVGYRFTL comes from the coding sequence ATGAAAAAGTATATGATGGCAGTCGCCTTGATGGTGCTTTCTGTAATGGCAGCCGTGGCGCAAGATGTAGAAAATCCTGTGGGGAAAATATCTGTTATCCCTCGCATTGGTGTGGTGCTCTCTAATTGGAGTAATAATAAAATCTATTTCACGACTGAAGAAAATGCTGACTATATGAAATCCAAATATCAAGCTGGATTTATGGGCGGTGTTGACTTCGAATATCGGGCTACTGAACAGGTGGGCATCAGCTTGGGAGCTTATTATGCCAAACAGGGTTTCCGATGGCCAAGTTATCAGACGGAAAGTAAGGATAATGGCAAGACGGTGCTGACGGGGTACAACAACCAGCACGTGGATCTGAACTATATTCAAGTGCCTCTGATGGTGAAGGCCTACGTCACACGCCAGTTGGCTTTGCTACTGGGCGTACAGGCTGGCTTCCTCTTGGGTGATGCTAAATATAAGGGGGATTCTTCGGAAATTACGATTGATAATTCCGGCCATTCGGTGTATGAGGAGAAAGAATCCTTTGATGAGAAATGGCCAGCTAAGAAATGTGATGTTGCTATTCCGATTGGCGTGGCTTACGAGTATCAGAATGTGATATTGGATGCGAGATATCAGTTAGGATTGAGCAAGGTGGATAAGATGGCCAATATGCCAAGCCAGTCTAAGACGAATGCCTTTACGGTTTCTGTGGGCTATCGTTTTACGCTGTAA
- a CDS encoding bifunctional riboflavin kinase/FAD synthetase encodes MNTIHYNETVQLQPCVATIGFFDGVHRGHQFLIRHLVETASQENLQSTIITFDEHPRKVLQSDYQPEMLSTLDSKLLLLSKTEVDNAVVLHFDKAMAAMSACEFMQKILHDHLHVRKLFIGYDHRFGHNRSETFGDYVRYGKELGIEVIKNDAFRIDDINISSSVIRSFLKEGEIEMANQCLGYPYTIIGKVVNGYHEGRKLGFPTANLDISHFGQLIPATGVYAVKVRIENSMTWKQGMMNVGNRPTFNGKQITLETHIFNFEGDIYDQLLLVCFIKRIRGEQKFDSPEELAEQLKEDEKTVMEFLNKEIDNGKD; translated from the coding sequence ATGAATACAATACATTACAACGAAACTGTACAATTGCAGCCTTGCGTAGCAACTATCGGCTTCTTTGACGGGGTGCATCGTGGACATCAGTTCCTGATCCGCCATCTTGTAGAAACCGCCAGTCAGGAGAATTTGCAATCCACCATCATTACTTTCGATGAGCATCCTCGCAAGGTACTCCAAAGCGATTATCAGCCGGAGATGTTGAGTACGCTCGATTCAAAACTTCTCCTCCTTTCAAAAACAGAGGTGGATAATGCTGTTGTCTTGCATTTCGATAAGGCGATGGCTGCGATGTCTGCATGCGAGTTTATGCAGAAGATACTTCACGACCATCTCCATGTCAGGAAACTGTTCATCGGTTATGATCATCGTTTTGGTCATAACCGTTCTGAGACTTTCGGGGATTACGTGCGCTACGGCAAAGAACTGGGTATTGAGGTCATCAAAAACGATGCCTTCCGGATAGATGACATCAATATATCTTCCTCTGTCATCCGTTCCTTCCTGAAAGAAGGTGAAATAGAGATGGCCAACCAGTGTCTGGGTTATCCTTATACCATTATCGGTAAAGTAGTGAATGGTTATCATGAGGGTAGAAAACTCGGATTCCCGACAGCTAATCTGGACATCTCGCATTTCGGGCAGTTGATTCCTGCTACAGGAGTTTATGCCGTAAAGGTTCGTATAGAGAACTCTATGACTTGGAAACAAGGCATGATGAATGTGGGCAACCGACCAACTTTTAATGGCAAGCAGATTACGCTGGAAACGCATATCTTCAATTTCGAGGGTGATATCTACGACCAACTGCTGCTTGTCTGCTTCATCAAGCGAATCCGTGGCGAACAGAAATTTGATAGTCCAGAGGAATTGGCAGAACAGTTGAAGGAAGATGAAAAAACAGTAATGGAATTTTTAAATAAGGAGATTGATAATGGCAAAGATTAA